The Peribacillus simplex genome contains a region encoding:
- a CDS encoding alpha/beta hydrolase yields MANLDPQAEKYLQAYNHLPPIHTMDHKSVREMLSKAPRPAVKLEPLSKVEDFMIPVSQDETIKCRVYIPEGQGPFPLFIYYHGGGWVLGDIESTDASCRMIANRTGSIVVSVNYRLSPEYKFPTPVEDAYSALQWVFEKGTSFNGEVSRLAVGGDSVGGNLATVVTMMARNKKGPNINAQVLIYPATNLEFNTESHRTFAKGFGLDREQLIWFRNHYLRNNEDRCNEYASPLVAQDLSGLPPALVITAENDVLRDEGMAYAERLKDFGVQVEYECEPGMVHGFFAQMAIFSKNIELTVSKIEKFLSSLKYTIGID; encoded by the coding sequence TTGGCAAATTTAGATCCGCAAGCAGAAAAATATTTACAAGCATATAATCATCTGCCACCTATTCATACTATGGATCATAAGTCAGTAAGAGAGATGCTTTCTAAAGCACCGCGTCCTGCTGTAAAATTGGAACCGCTTTCAAAAGTTGAAGATTTCATGATTCCGGTAAGCCAGGATGAAACAATCAAATGTAGGGTATATATACCGGAAGGGCAAGGTCCTTTCCCTCTATTTATTTACTACCATGGTGGTGGATGGGTTCTAGGAGACATTGAATCAACGGATGCAAGCTGCCGAATGATAGCGAATCGAACGGGTAGTATTGTTGTATCCGTAAACTATCGTCTTTCTCCAGAATATAAGTTTCCGACTCCAGTAGAAGACGCCTATTCTGCATTGCAATGGGTTTTTGAAAAAGGGACTTCATTTAACGGAGAAGTTTCTCGATTGGCCGTTGGAGGGGATAGCGTGGGTGGAAATCTTGCGACTGTAGTTACGATGATGGCGAGAAACAAAAAAGGTCCAAACATCAATGCACAGGTCTTAATCTATCCTGCGACAAATCTTGAGTTCAATACGGAATCCCATCGAACCTTTGCAAAAGGATTTGGTCTTGATCGCGAGCAGTTGATTTGGTTCCGAAATCATTATTTAAGGAATAATGAGGACAGGTGTAATGAGTATGCTTCCCCCTTGGTGGCTCAAGATTTAAGTGGTCTCCCGCCGGCACTTGTTATTACAGCGGAAAATGATGTACTTCGGGATGAAGGAATGGCCTATGCTGAACGACTGAAAGATTTTGGCGTTCAAGTTGAATATGAATGTGAACCGGGGATGGTCCACGGTTTTTTTGCACAAATGGCCATTTTCTCAAAGAACATAGAATTGACTGTTTCTAAGATCGAGAAGTTCTTGAGTTCTTTAAAATATACAATAGGGATAGATTGA
- a CDS encoding SDR family NAD(P)-dependent oxidoreductase, whose protein sequence is MELKLSGKKALIVGGSRGIGKAIARQLALEGVDCTICSRNEPSLRNAADELSKETNGNIYPIVADTNDPDSILNLVEKSAAEMGSIDILINSGARVGGHEPEDFNSIKDELILKDFEEKYMGYFRCVRAVAPYMIQNNWGRIINISGLAARIGGNYFSSGPRNASVVHMTKSASIELGKHGITVNAVYPGIVDTETFRDRVTNEETIHQAASMNALGRLITPEEIAYVVTFLASPLAASITGDVISVTGGIGNTVYY, encoded by the coding sequence ATGGAATTGAAATTATCTGGAAAAAAAGCACTTATCGTTGGAGGAAGCAGGGGGATTGGCAAAGCCATTGCCCGTCAGTTGGCTTTGGAAGGTGTGGATTGTACGATTTGTTCAAGAAACGAACCTTCACTAAGGAATGCAGCAGACGAGTTGTCCAAAGAAACCAACGGAAATATTTATCCAATCGTGGCAGATACTAATGATCCTGACTCCATCCTGAATTTAGTTGAAAAATCAGCAGCAGAAATGGGAAGCATTGATATTTTAATCAACAGTGGAGCCCGTGTCGGGGGCCATGAACCAGAGGACTTTAACAGCATTAAAGATGAACTTATCTTGAAAGATTTTGAAGAAAAGTATATGGGCTATTTTCGTTGTGTCCGGGCTGTTGCTCCTTATATGATCCAAAATAATTGGGGACGTATTATCAATATTAGTGGTCTGGCAGCTAGAATTGGCGGCAATTATTTTAGTTCCGGTCCTCGTAATGCATCTGTTGTCCATATGACAAAATCCGCATCAATAGAATTAGGAAAGCACGGAATTACTGTCAATGCTGTTTATCCAGGGATTGTCGATACGGAAACATTTAGAGACCGTGTCACTAATGAGGAAACTATACACCAGGCAGCATCAATGAATGCCCTCGGCCGCTTGATTACACCAGAGGAAATTGCTTATGTCGTTACCTTCCTAGCCTCACCTTTGGCGGCATCGATAACTGGAGATGTCATTTCGGTAACCGGTGGAATCGGAAATACCGTTTATTACTAA
- a CDS encoding TauD/TfdA family dioxygenase: MPSILKGKIQGPVAWQGIDLAKDDSWIYYLSEKTIAVLESALFYVKQKGLKAPDFNKEDFPIPDLSDEIAYFIDELENGRGFLFIRGLPIEKYTDEEASIIYWGLGVHLGIPVTQNAKGDLLGHVVDQGLDINDSNVRGYQTNAHLPFHPDGSDVVGLLSLRKAKSGGYSSIVSSIAVYNEILDRYPEYLGILYLPYFLDRRGEETPGESPVYSSPVFSYYEGKLSCRYNRGYVESAQAKTGRYLSKVETEAYDLMDSLLHDEKMHFDMMMEPGDMQFVNNYTVLHSRTVYEDYEEPERKRHLLRLWLTMPNGREIAPNFAMFIDEKTGKAGRGGIPEREKTAGGIAEKKR; the protein is encoded by the coding sequence GTGCCGTCTATTTTAAAGGGAAAAATTCAAGGACCAGTAGCTTGGCAAGGTATTGATTTAGCTAAAGATGATTCATGGATTTATTATTTGTCAGAGAAAACGATCGCAGTTCTTGAAAGCGCTTTATTCTATGTGAAACAAAAAGGGTTAAAGGCACCTGATTTTAACAAGGAGGACTTTCCAATTCCGGATCTTTCTGACGAAATAGCCTACTTTATAGACGAGCTGGAAAATGGGAGAGGATTTCTATTTATTCGTGGCTTACCAATTGAAAAGTATACCGATGAAGAAGCAAGCATCATTTACTGGGGTCTCGGAGTCCACCTGGGCATCCCGGTAACGCAAAATGCAAAAGGTGATCTATTAGGACATGTTGTTGACCAAGGTCTCGACATTAATGATTCAAATGTACGTGGTTACCAAACGAATGCTCATCTTCCCTTTCACCCAGATGGATCTGACGTAGTCGGATTATTAAGTCTTCGAAAAGCTAAATCTGGCGGTTACAGTAGTATCGTAAGTTCCATAGCGGTTTACAATGAAATTCTGGATAGGTACCCAGAGTATCTTGGAATTCTCTATCTTCCATATTTCTTGGATCGTCGTGGTGAGGAAACACCTGGTGAATCGCCTGTTTATTCATCACCAGTATTTAGTTATTACGAAGGTAAATTAAGCTGCAGATATAACCGCGGATATGTCGAATCGGCACAAGCGAAAACAGGTAGATATTTGTCAAAAGTTGAAACTGAAGCATATGACTTAATGGATTCCCTCCTACATGATGAAAAAATGCATTTTGATATGATGATGGAACCGGGTGATATGCAATTTGTTAATAATTATACTGTTCTTCATTCACGTACTGTATATGAAGACTATGAAGAACCCGAGCGCAAACGTCATTTATTAAGATTGTGGCTCACGATGCCAAATGGGAGAGAAATAGCGCCAAACTTCGCGATGTTCATTGATGAGAAAACAGGGAAAGCGGGTCGCGGCGGTATTCCGGAACGTGAAAAAACAGCTGGGGGTATTGCAGAAAAAAAGAGGTAA
- a CDS encoding MFS transporter has translation MKTPKYSWIILLILVASGMINQVDKIIIGLVSVPLMEELHLSPSQWGIVGSSFFWFFTFSSFILGGMADSRNTKKMFTWISFVWLIVQFTTPFVSSLSLLVMTRMVLGAGEGPAVAISTSIIGKWFPKHRHGIGFGAVLFGATIGPAIASPLLISLINGYGWRSAFIAMGIVGLMVLVLWLILGKESPKEIGSYAFDQEDEHSVISSNVSWRQFLPYLLSKNFIFTVLCAGCAYWLLSVQAIWFPAYFTEIQHFDGKMLKLAVSLPFLFAAICQIVFALLSDRLYRKTGDIRKARINVAGITMVLSAICLFLANAFNSSAISILFFILAPGLAVVILSLAPAILMEFFSPKNIGKAQGAYVALSSSASIIAPLIFGYFIQYAATEAIGYGYGFQVTSLVMFVIGLLFWSIVRPANRSQTTVKPEEQVIV, from the coding sequence TTGAAAACACCTAAATATTCTTGGATCATATTATTAATTCTTGTAGCTTCCGGCATGATCAACCAGGTTGATAAAATTATCATTGGTTTGGTTTCTGTTCCTCTAATGGAAGAGTTACATTTAAGTCCTTCACAATGGGGAATTGTCGGAAGTTCGTTCTTTTGGTTCTTTACCTTTTCCTCTTTCATTCTAGGGGGAATGGCCGATTCAAGAAATACGAAAAAAATGTTTACTTGGATCTCGTTTGTATGGTTGATTGTTCAATTTACCACACCTTTTGTTTCCAGTCTGTCTTTGCTAGTAATGACAAGAATGGTCTTGGGAGCAGGAGAAGGTCCTGCCGTTGCTATATCAACTTCAATAATAGGAAAATGGTTCCCTAAACATAGACATGGTATAGGCTTTGGCGCTGTCCTCTTTGGTGCAACAATCGGGCCCGCGATTGCTTCGCCATTATTAATCTCCTTGATCAATGGATATGGGTGGAGATCTGCTTTTATAGCAATGGGGATTGTTGGACTAATGGTGCTAGTTTTATGGTTGATTCTTGGTAAAGAAAGCCCAAAAGAAATCGGTTCGTATGCTTTTGATCAAGAAGATGAGCACTCAGTAATTTCTTCTAATGTTTCTTGGCGTCAGTTTCTTCCGTATCTTTTATCTAAAAATTTTATTTTTACCGTTTTGTGTGCAGGTTGTGCCTATTGGTTATTGTCCGTTCAAGCGATATGGTTTCCTGCATATTTTACCGAAATTCAACATTTTGATGGGAAAATGTTAAAACTTGCAGTGTCTTTACCTTTTCTTTTTGCTGCCATTTGCCAAATTGTATTTGCCTTGTTATCGGATAGGCTTTATCGCAAAACAGGAGATATTCGTAAAGCACGAATAAATGTTGCAGGGATTACGATGGTGCTATCCGCTATTTGTTTATTTCTTGCAAATGCCTTTAATTCTAGTGCTATCTCCATTCTATTCTTCATCCTTGCTCCGGGTCTTGCGGTTGTTATTCTTTCACTCGCACCCGCCATATTAATGGAATTCTTTTCTCCCAAAAACATTGGAAAGGCTCAAGGGGCCTATGTTGCTCTATCAAGTTCAGCAAGCATCATTGCTCCGCTCATATTCGGGTATTTTATCCAGTATGCAGCAACTGAGGCAATTGGATATGGTTATGGCTTCCAAGTAACTTCTTTGGTCATGTTCGTAATCGGATTATTGTTTTGGAGCATTGTCCGTCCCGCGAACCGAAGTCAGACAACGGTAAAACCTGAGGAACAAGTTATTGTATAA
- a CDS encoding LysR family transcriptional regulator, with product MNIEQLIYIVEVAKYSSLSIAAQNLHVTQSNISQSITNLEKELGIKVLKRSRGHGAVPTDEGRIILKLAYEVQKKLEEIKVTANLLNSTEVGELKISSLPGLMTFLVKAIASFRHDYPHVNLEVSDKSGSAVIEDVRQHKTDIGLITYSSDLNINMEGIAFEALIEGKQKVYVSKHSPLAILGTITPQDILDQTLVTYKGEFMQYFVQDFFHKYKPLKILFTSNNMDGVLQAINENLAITFAPDFVMKNYPLIINGDIVPIDLVYHPTVNISLGLVRSENKHLSTFANKYIHYLKSEIMKN from the coding sequence ATGAATATTGAACAATTAATATATATCGTAGAAGTCGCAAAATACAGTTCCCTGTCCATCGCAGCACAGAATCTCCATGTGACTCAATCCAACATCAGCCAGTCCATAACCAACTTGGAAAAGGAGCTGGGGATAAAAGTTCTTAAGCGGTCACGGGGACATGGCGCTGTCCCAACCGATGAAGGAAGAATCATTTTGAAACTCGCCTATGAAGTACAAAAAAAACTTGAGGAAATAAAAGTGACTGCTAACTTATTGAATTCCACGGAAGTGGGGGAACTAAAAATATCGTCATTACCCGGATTGATGACGTTCCTGGTAAAAGCGATTGCATCGTTTAGACATGATTATCCACACGTGAATTTGGAGGTTTCCGATAAAAGTGGATCTGCTGTAATTGAAGATGTTCGACAGCATAAGACTGACATTGGACTTATTACGTATTCAAGTGATTTGAACATAAACATGGAAGGAATAGCTTTTGAAGCATTAATCGAAGGAAAGCAGAAAGTATATGTTTCTAAGCATTCTCCCTTAGCCATTCTTGGCACTATAACTCCCCAAGATATTCTTGATCAAACTCTCGTTACATATAAGGGTGAATTCATGCAGTATTTTGTACAAGATTTCTTTCATAAATATAAGCCCTTGAAAATCCTATTTACTTCAAATAATATGGATGGAGTTCTCCAAGCGATCAATGAAAACTTGGCAATTACATTTGCTCCTGATTTCGTAATGAAAAACTATCCCCTTATCATTAATGGCGATATCGTTCCAATTGATTTGGTCTATCATCCGACTGTAAATATTTCTTTAGGGTTAGTTCGATCAGAGAATAAACATTTGTCCACTTTTGCCAACAAATATATTCATTATTTAAAATCAGAAATAATGAAGAATTAA
- a CDS encoding SDR family NAD(P)-dependent oxidoreductase: protein MSINQLFDLNGKTAIVTGGGSGLGRVMALALAEAGANVVVCSRRLEVCEAVVKEIEALGRQALVLSVDVTDRESVVRGVEKAVSHFGEIEILVNSSGTVFESPATDMPLEQWQAMLDTNVTGTFLMCQEVGKHMIDNEYGKIINISSSIGFKGVDPEAVDSVGYTTSKGAVMTLTKDLAVKWGRHGVYVNSIAPGVFTTGMNNPEIPGTLVHKAGPFIASQVPVRRLGSDNDVVGALLYLASAASDYCTGHILTLDGGLGAK from the coding sequence ATGTCAATAAACCAATTGTTTGATTTAAATGGTAAGACAGCAATCGTTACCGGAGGAGGCAGCGGGTTAGGGCGTGTAATGGCATTGGCGTTGGCAGAAGCCGGAGCAAACGTTGTAGTATGTTCACGGCGTTTAGAGGTTTGCGAAGCAGTTGTAAAAGAAATCGAGGCGTTAGGAAGACAGGCACTCGTTCTATCGGTGGATGTCACAGATCGGGAATCTGTCGTTCGAGGTGTGGAGAAAGCGGTTTCTCATTTTGGGGAAATCGAAATTTTAGTGAATAGCAGCGGAACAGTTTTTGAGTCTCCTGCTACGGATATGCCTTTAGAACAATGGCAAGCTATGCTGGATACGAATGTGACAGGAACATTCTTAATGTGTCAGGAAGTTGGAAAACATATGATTGATAACGAATACGGTAAAATCATTAATATTTCTTCTAGTATCGGCTTTAAAGGTGTTGACCCGGAAGCTGTAGATTCTGTCGGATATACAACTAGTAAGGGTGCAGTAATGACTTTAACGAAGGATCTTGCTGTTAAGTGGGGCCGACATGGAGTGTACGTAAATTCCATTGCCCCTGGAGTTTTCACTACAGGAATGAATAACCCAGAAATACCGGGAACACTTGTACACAAAGCAGGCCCTTTCATTGCCTCACAAGTTCCAGTTAGAAGATTAGGCAGTGACAATGATGTGGTAGGTGCACTCCTTTACCTTGCTTCAGCTGCATCTGATTATTGTACTGGACATATTTTGACGCTTGATGGTGGACTTGGGGCTAAGTAA
- a CDS encoding 2,4'-dihydroxyacetophenone dioxygenase family protein produces MSNLKDVKEVEVFHAGNVSVDELPWIPYFGDSKFKLLKANPVTGQTVTLLSVPAKMQLPAHFHPGTVIVYTVQGSWRYLEEPWISKPGDMVYEPAGSKHTPIAVGDEDVITFNIVEGTLDYLGEEGEILARDNWETFLKRYYEHCAAEGIEPIDVTKF; encoded by the coding sequence GTGAGTAATTTAAAAGATGTAAAAGAAGTAGAAGTATTTCATGCAGGGAATGTTAGTGTAGATGAATTGCCTTGGATTCCATATTTTGGGGATTCTAAATTTAAATTGCTTAAAGCCAACCCTGTGACAGGACAGACGGTTACTTTATTAAGTGTTCCTGCGAAAATGCAGCTTCCGGCCCATTTCCATCCTGGAACAGTCATTGTATATACCGTCCAAGGGTCTTGGAGATATCTCGAGGAGCCTTGGATCTCCAAACCTGGTGACATGGTTTATGAGCCTGCAGGCTCCAAACATACGCCGATAGCGGTAGGGGATGAAGATGTTATCACCTTCAATATTGTAGAAGGAACATTAGACTATTTGGGTGAAGAAGGAGAAATTCTTGCCAGAGACAATTGGGAAACATTCCTGAAAAGATACTATGAACATTGCGCGGCTGAAGGAATTGAACCTATTGATGTGACTAAATTTTGA
- a CDS encoding SDR family NAD(P)-dependent oxidoreductase codes for MTVETVLITGATKGIGYEFTKVFAEHCYNLVLVARDSALLEQQAESLKKEYGVQVNTFAGDLSNHTTVESLHRYLKSEGIEINILINNAGAGGLGLMTELDIQKEMEYLQLNMISLTYLTRLIADDMVKRKQGKILNVASTAAFQPTPRMSMYGASKSYVLFFTEAIAEELKGTGVQASVLCPPSTKTPLTQGLASTRTKIFIKNLIEPEAVAKCGFEGLMKNKTVIIPGFKNKLMAKSVGLLPRKWVTIYTRKLIEQKV; via the coding sequence ATGACAGTAGAGACGGTTTTGATTACTGGTGCTACAAAAGGGATCGGATATGAATTCACAAAAGTATTTGCAGAGCATTGTTATAACTTGGTATTAGTTGCCAGAGATTCGGCGTTGTTGGAACAACAAGCCGAGAGTCTAAAAAAGGAATATGGCGTGCAAGTGAATACTTTTGCCGGCGATTTGAGTAACCATACAACGGTAGAGAGCTTGCATCGATACTTGAAAAGTGAGGGAATCGAAATCAATATTTTGATTAATAATGCTGGAGCTGGCGGATTAGGGTTGATGACGGAATTGGATATTCAAAAAGAAATGGAATACCTACAGCTCAACATGATCTCGCTCACGTATTTAACTAGACTTATTGCGGATGACATGGTGAAACGAAAGCAAGGTAAAATTTTAAACGTGGCTTCAACAGCAGCTTTTCAGCCAACTCCACGGATGTCGATGTATGGGGCCAGCAAATCTTACGTCTTATTCTTTACGGAAGCAATTGCGGAAGAACTTAAAGGAACCGGAGTTCAAGCTTCTGTATTATGTCCCCCTTCTACCAAAACGCCGCTCACGCAAGGGTTGGCTTCAACAAGAACAAAAATTTTCATTAAGAACTTAATTGAACCGGAAGCTGTTGCCAAGTGCGGATTTGAAGGGTTAATGAAAAATAAAACTGTTATCATTCCAGGCTTTAAAAATAAACTCATGGCTAAATCTGTGGGATTGCTGCCGAGGAAATGGGTAACCATCTATACCCGAAAGCTTATCGAACAAAAAGTGTAA
- a CDS encoding acyl-CoA dehydrogenase, which yields MNFLLSKEHQMMQKMVREFALNECEPTAAQRDEEEYFDIKIWQKMAELGLCGIPWPEEYGGAGADYLSYVIAVEELSRVDASIGTTLSAHTSLAGWPVYKFGTEHQKQKYLRAMAEGKNMGAYCLTESGSGSDASGMRTTAVLEGDEWVLNGSKVFITNGGYADTYIVFAQTNSALKHKGISAFIVEKGFPGFSVGKKEKKLGIRSSATTEVIFGDCRVPKDNLLGQVGEGFQIAMMTLDGGRNGIASQAVGIAQGAFDNAVAFAKDRVQFGKPISSLQAIQFKLADMATKIEAARLLTYQAAWREDQGIPYGLQSAMSKLFAGDTAMEVAVEAVQVFGGYGYTREYPVERYMRDAKITQIYEGTQEIQRLVIAGNLLKA from the coding sequence ATGAATTTTTTATTATCTAAGGAACATCAAATGATGCAAAAAATGGTGCGAGAGTTTGCTCTCAACGAATGTGAACCTACTGCTGCTCAACGTGATGAAGAGGAATACTTTGATATCAAGATTTGGCAAAAGATGGCGGAACTTGGTTTATGCGGCATTCCTTGGCCAGAAGAGTACGGAGGTGCAGGTGCCGATTACTTGAGTTATGTGATTGCGGTGGAGGAATTGTCACGGGTGGACGCTTCAATTGGGACCACGCTTTCCGCACATACATCGTTAGCCGGATGGCCGGTTTACAAGTTTGGAACGGAACATCAAAAGCAAAAATATTTGCGGGCCATGGCGGAAGGAAAAAACATGGGTGCGTATTGCTTGACGGAATCTGGATCTGGATCTGATGCCAGTGGAATGCGAACAACAGCCGTTCTAGAAGGAGATGAATGGGTCTTGAACGGATCGAAGGTTTTTATCACCAACGGAGGCTATGCCGACACTTATATCGTTTTCGCACAGACCAACTCGGCACTAAAGCATAAAGGCATTTCGGCGTTTATTGTGGAAAAGGGCTTTCCAGGTTTCTCTGTAGGAAAGAAGGAAAAAAAGCTGGGCATTCGCTCTTCCGCCACGACTGAGGTCATTTTTGGGGACTGCCGCGTTCCAAAGGACAATCTCTTGGGCCAAGTGGGGGAAGGGTTCCAGATTGCCATGATGACTCTTGACGGCGGTCGGAACGGAATCGCTTCCCAAGCTGTTGGAATCGCTCAAGGAGCATTTGATAATGCTGTAGCATTTGCAAAGGATCGCGTCCAATTTGGCAAACCGATTAGCTCACTTCAAGCTATTCAATTCAAATTAGCCGATATGGCCACAAAAATCGAAGCTGCCCGTTTATTGACGTATCAGGCGGCATGGCGTGAGGATCAAGGAATTCCTTACGGACTTCAATCTGCAATGTCCAAACTATTTGCTGGAGACACCGCCATGGAAGTAGCGGTGGAGGCCGTTCAAGTATTCGGCGGATATGGATACACAAGGGAATACCCGGTAGAACGTTATATGAGAGATGCTAAAATCACCCAAATCTATGAAGGGACGCAAGAGATTCAGCGTCTTGTTATTGCCGGAAATCTGCTTAAAGCATAG
- the accC gene encoding acetyl-CoA carboxylase biotin carboxylase subunit — protein sequence MFKKVLIANRGEIAVRVIRACKEMGISTVAVYSEADREALHVRLADEAYCIGPHLSSKSYLNMKNLLIVAQLSYADAIHPGYGFLAESAEFANMCIENDIIFIGPSPEAISKMGAKAVARETMEAAGVPIVPGTDGIIDDIDDAVVTARSIGYPVIVKATAGGGGKGMRVAECEEELKNAISMAQQEAATAFGNAGVYLEKYIEEPRHIEIQIMGDSFGNVVHLGERDCSIQRRHQKLIEEAPSPALDEELRTKMGEAALKAAKAVQYSGAGTIEFLLDKHKNFYFMEMNTRIQVEHPVTELITGVDLIKEQLLVASGHRLSVKQEDIHINGWAIECRINAENPDKKFMPSPGKIGLYLPPGGFGIRVDSAVYPEYTISPFYDSMIAKLIVHGKNREEAIARMKRALSEFVIEGIDTTIAFHLRLLEHPDFKAGNFNTKFLEMNDLTVSTK from the coding sequence ATGTTTAAAAAGGTTCTTATTGCTAATCGAGGAGAAATTGCTGTCCGTGTGATTAGGGCTTGTAAGGAAATGGGGATATCTACGGTCGCTGTATATTCTGAAGCAGATCGTGAAGCTCTGCATGTACGTCTAGCAGATGAAGCCTATTGCATTGGACCACACCTATCATCTAAGAGCTACTTGAATATGAAAAATCTATTAATTGTGGCTCAACTATCTTATGCAGATGCTATCCATCCTGGCTACGGATTTTTAGCGGAAAGTGCAGAATTTGCCAATATGTGTATTGAGAACGATATCATTTTTATTGGACCATCACCTGAGGCAATCAGTAAGATGGGGGCGAAAGCGGTAGCCAGAGAAACGATGGAAGCTGCGGGTGTACCAATTGTTCCAGGTACGGATGGAATTATTGATGATATTGACGACGCTGTGGTCACAGCAAGAAGTATCGGGTATCCCGTTATTGTTAAAGCCACTGCTGGTGGTGGTGGAAAAGGGATGCGGGTTGCTGAATGCGAGGAAGAGTTAAAAAATGCGATTTCAATGGCGCAGCAAGAAGCAGCTACAGCTTTTGGTAATGCAGGTGTTTATTTAGAAAAGTACATTGAAGAGCCTCGACACATCGAAATCCAAATTATGGGTGATTCCTTTGGCAATGTCGTGCACTTAGGGGAACGTGATTGCTCAATCCAGAGACGCCATCAAAAGCTAATTGAAGAAGCGCCATCCCCTGCACTTGATGAAGAACTAAGAACGAAAATGGGAGAGGCGGCATTGAAAGCAGCGAAGGCCGTACAATATTCAGGGGCAGGCACGATTGAATTTTTACTAGATAAACATAAAAATTTTTACTTTATGGAAATGAACACACGTATTCAAGTTGAACACCCAGTTACAGAACTTATAACAGGAGTAGACTTAATCAAAGAACAATTACTTGTTGCCTCAGGTCATAGGCTATCTGTCAAACAAGAAGATATTCATATCAATGGTTGGGCGATCGAATGCCGGATTAATGCAGAAAATCCTGATAAAAAATTTATGCCATCCCCTGGGAAAATTGGATTATACCTACCTCCAGGTGGATTTGGAATCCGAGTCGATAGCGCAGTTTATCCAGAATATACGATCTCACCATTTTATGATTCGATGATTGCCAAATTAATCGTACATGGAAAAAATCGTGAAGAAGCAATTGCAAGAATGAAGCGAGCCTTAAGCGAGTTCGTCATTGAAGGAATTGATACTACAATCGCTTTCCACCTTCGCTTATTAGAACATCCGGATTTTAAAGCTGGTAATTTTAACACGAAATTTTTAGAGATGAATGATTTAACGGTTTCCACTAAGTAA
- the accB gene encoding acetyl-CoA carboxylase biotin carboxyl carrier protein, giving the protein MFKMNDIKELIRAVDRSTIGELTIKGENDQQITISKQMNVGQVALIEETQVPATIAAAPVKVEAAPVQKQEEIQAPATDTEDTSVHKITSPMVGTFYGAPSPDSDAYVKVGDQIKEDTVLCIVEAMKLMNELEAEVSGEIVEIFVKNGQLVEYGQPLFLVKTA; this is encoded by the coding sequence ATGTTTAAAATGAATGACATTAAAGAATTAATTCGAGCAGTGGACCGTTCTACAATTGGAGAATTAACGATTAAAGGTGAAAATGATCAGCAAATAACAATTAGTAAACAAATGAATGTCGGACAAGTAGCGCTTATCGAAGAAACACAAGTCCCAGCGACTATTGCTGCCGCACCTGTGAAAGTGGAAGCCGCCCCCGTTCAAAAGCAGGAAGAAATACAAGCACCAGCGACAGATACTGAGGACACATCGGTTCATAAAATTACTTCCCCAATGGTGGGTACATTTTATGGGGCTCCATCACCTGATTCTGATGCCTATGTAAAAGTGGGAGATCAAATAAAAGAAGACACGGTGCTTTGTATTGTTGAAGCCATGAAGCTTATGAATGAGCTTGAAGCGGAAGTTAGTGGTGAAATTGTTGAAATCTTTGTAAAAAATGGTCAGCTTGTTGAATACGGCCAGCCCTTGTTCCTCGTAAAAACAGCATAA